One region of Parambassis ranga chromosome 12, fParRan2.1, whole genome shotgun sequence genomic DNA includes:
- the hip1r gene encoding huntingtin-interacting protein 1-related protein isoform X1 codes for MSKTKNKSDNKTEKALAAEKEQFGKQQLHSISKTVTSAETPPKEKYVRNIIMGSHKEGGASTFWSYTLNLPLSSNSIVSWKFCYLLHKVLRDGHRNAVRDSHRYCRNVKDMGVLWGNLHDRYGHIVALSAKFLTLKMEFHAKHKVIPGNLEVSDETLDREAGSDMIKVLDMTQELLDYLDAGLKMAETVLRQLDANGAKSTTPAGQCRLYPLIPLILDCSFLYHFSVLMLFKLHSRMAPDALLGHRERFRDLFMSLTQFFNRAREEEFFKSVIQIPDLPDDPPNFLRAAALGEYKRPVVVIPGEERQEEEEVEPQPELRVAPQMPQQYYLLSQMGAPDASLEQRETENDSLKKELEVLKPELQLIKKEAQRCVMELKAQVNHLEAEVEEQRTHKQVAMVENEHLRMEVEALRCANVANVGAQIGYKEADVRAQAAELRFTQLKERHAELVTSHADLMKKNADTVRLLSFTKQEQEDLQRAKNQLKTELENLQQEKRNTMGQQQQQVDRLNKELLEQRAELALLRSTLESKEMEGSQVSSSLAALQAERDLLLRSARDKDAELSSLRQQVQQQQSCLDLERDRLNRELEALRAQLQQQLAINAEQRLEIDRLRRELDSTRADLTRANNLLQSKEMSGTQLSSTLAGLQAEKEVLLRSVREQEAELKALRHQAQLQHSSLEQERQRSSMELGSLHAQLQQQACREGELAQKLQEEQFCLLQCAVVEAEGIILDAVAKLDDPIHVRCISSPDYLVNRAEITLGSIDKMQQSHLVYLGNRNDASGLLRSVTQFSHLAADTIVNGAATSHSAPVDQADRLTDSCRDCANHCLQFLKDLKLQASLQRADPAAIRYTVQRILALGQDLRPKGQDVLKEELGHMVDKEMIATSTAIEEAVLRMDEILSQAKRDTTGVKLEVNQSILGSCSDLMKAVHMLVTAATDLQKDIVEGGRGAASSTDFYAKNSRWTEGLISASKAVGWGATQLLDSADRVVGETGMYEELIACSHEIAASTAQLVAASKVKADRNNKKLHTLQQASRHVNDMAAVVVTSTKHGQQQISDHGVMDFSGMSLIKLKKEEMEAQVKVLQLESQLEQERVRLGELRKKHYELGVSGATAGEDQDDTFPAPPPPTLLDSTSVPQSFSQMQPYVNTQSFSQTNPFAPTPTQSLPQPYTPTHTYTPTDTYTPTNTYTPTNTYTPTNTYTNTYTPTDTYTPTNTYTPPQTYTPSTPFTPSQLYSNPTQSYMKPQSYSPSQPSSLTSSLAPPKPASQTAQQNNTESSKPTSRKTNIFVKSGNLLKNAFKRGETGTGESKAE; via the exons ATGAGCAAAACGAAGAATAAAAGTGATAATAAGACGGAAAAGGCTCTGGCAGCGGAGAAGGAGCAGTTTGGTAAACAACAG CTCCACAGCATCAGCAAAACCGTCACCTCAGCCGAAACGCCGCCTAAAGAGAAATATGTGCGCA ATATCATCATGGGATCTCATAAGGAGGGCGGAGCCAGCACCTTCTGGTCCTACACCCTGAACCTGCCGCTATCCAGCAACTCCATAGTGAGCTGGAAGTTCTGCTACCTGCTGCACAAAGTGCTCAGAGACGGACACAGAAAT GCTGTACGGGACTCTCACAGATACTGTCGCAATGTGAAAGACATGGGCGTCCTGTGG GGAAACTTACATGACCGATATGGACACATCGTCGCCTTGTCGGCCAAATTTCTCACCCTAAAGATGGAGTTTCATGCAAAG CACAAGGTGATTCCAGGAAACCTGGAGGTCAGCGATGAGACTCTGGACAGGGAGGCTGGAAGTGACATGATCAAAGT GTTGGATATGACACAGGAGCTGCTGGATTACCTGGATGCTGGACTGAAGATGGCAGAGACAG TTCTGCGCCAGCTGGATGCCAACGGAGCCAAATCCACGACTCCAGCCGGACAGTGCAGACTTTATCCTCTCATCCCGCTCATCCTGGACTGCAGCTTTCTCTACCACTTCTCTGTCCTGATGCTCTTCAAACTTCACAGCC GTATGGCTCCAGATGCTCTTCTCGGACACAGAGAGCGGTTCCGTGATCTGTTCATGAG CCTCACACAGTTCTTCAACAGAGCCAGAGAGGAAGAGTTCTTTAAAAGTGTCATCCAGATCCCCGATCTCCCCGAT GATCCTCCGAACTTCCTGCGAGCTGCTGCCCTCGGCGAGTATAAAAGGCCGGTGGTAGTGATACCCGGCGAGGagcgtcaggaggaggaggaggtggagccacAGCCGGAGTTAAGAGTAGCACCTCAAATGCCACAG CAGTACTACCTGCTCAGCCAAATGGGAGCACCTGATGCTTCACTGGAGCAGAGGGAGACGGAGAACGACAGTctgaagaaggagctggaggtgctgaaaCCGGAGCTGCAACTCATCAAGAAGGAG gctcAGAGATGTGTGATGGAGTTAAAGGCTCAGGTGAACCACCTGGAAGCcgaggtggaggagcagcgcaCCCACAAACAGGTAGCCATGGTGGAAAATGAACACCTGCGGATGGAGGTGGAGGCTCTGCGGTGCGCTAACGTCGCCAACGTGGGCGCTCAGATTGGATATAAGGAGGCAGACG TCCGAGCTCAGGCGGCGGAGCTTCGCTTTACTCAGCTAAAAGAAAGACACGCAGAGCTGGTGACGAGCCACGCGGATCTCATGAAGAAG AATGCAGACACAGTGAGGCTGTTGTcgtttacaaaacaagaacaagaagaTTTGCAGAGAGCCAAAAATCAGCTGAAAACTGAGCTGGAAAATCTCCAACAGGAGAAGAGAAACACG AtgggtcagcagcagcagcaggttgacCGTCTGAATAaagagctgctggagcagagagcagagctggcCCTCCTCCGCAGCACTCTGGAGAGCAAAGAGATG GAGGGGTCTCAGGTGAGCAGCAGCCTGGCAGCTCTGCAGGCGGAGCGGGATTTGCTGCTGCGCTCTGCCAGGGACAAGGACGCAGAACTTTCCTCCCTGAGACAGcaggtccagcagcagcagagctgcctGGACCTGGAGAGAGACCGGCTCAACCGAGAGCTGGAGGCTCTGAgagctcagctgcagcagcag CTCGCCATCAATGCCGAGCAGAGGCTGGAGATTGACAGGCTGAGACGAGAGCTGGACTCCACGCGTGCGGATCTGACACGAGCCAACAACCTGCTACAAAGCAAAGAGATG agTGGCACCCAGCTGAGCAGCACCCTGGCGGGTTTGCAGGCAGAAAAGGAGGTGCTGCTGCGCTCGGTGCGGGAACAGGAGGCGGAGCTGAAGGCGCTCCGACACCAAGCTCAGCTCCAGCACAGCTCTCTGGagcaggagaggcagaggagcagcatgGAGCTCGGGAGCCTCCACGCCCAGCTTCAGCAAcag gCCTGTCGAGAAGGAGAGCTGGcccagaagctgcaggaggagcagttctgtctgctgcagtgtgCTGTGGTGGAGGCCGAGGGCATCATACTGGACGCTGTCGCCAAACTGGACGACCCCATACACGTCCGCTGCATCAGCTCGCCtg ATTATTTGGTGAACCGTGCTGAGATCACTCTGGGTTCCATTGACAAAATGCAGCAGAGCCACTTGGTCTACTTAGGAAACAGGAATg ATGCCAGTGGTTTGCTGCGATCGGTCACTCAGTTTTCACACCTCGCCGCTGACACCATCGTGAACGGTGCAGCGACGTCGCACTCGGCTCCCGTCGACCAGGCTGACc gtttgaCGGACAGCTGCCGCGACTGTGCGAATCACTGCCTGCAGTTCCTGAAGGATCTGAAGCTTCAGGCCAGTTTACAGAGAGCCGACCCGGCAGCCATACGCTACACCGTCCAACGCATCCTGGCTCTAGGACAG GATCTGCGCCCTAAAGGTCAGGATgtgctgaaggaggagctggGACACATGGTGGACAAAGAGATGATCGCGACGTCCACTGCCATCGAGGAAGCCGTGCTGCGGATGGAC GAGATTCTGAGTCAGGCAAAGAGGGACACCACTGGTGTAAAGCTGGAGGTCAACCAGAG CATTCTGGGATCCTGCTCAGACCTGATGAAG GCTGTTCACATGCTGGTGACCGCTGCCACCGACCTGCAGAAAGACATCGTGGAAGGAGGCAGG GGGGCGGCATCGAGCACTGACTTTTATGCCAAAAACTCACGCTGGACTGAAGGGCTCATCTCTGCCTCCAAAGCTGTGGGCTGGGgcgccacacagctgct AGACTCTGCTGACCGGGTTGTTGGTGAAACGGGGATGTACGAGGAGCTCATCGCCTGCTCGCACGAGATAGCAGCGAGCACTGCACAGCTGGTCGCTGCCTCTAAG GTCAAAGCTGACCGCAACAACAAGAAGCTGCACACGCTGCAGCAGGCCTCACGCCACGTAAACGACATGGCCGCCGTGGTCGTCACCTCCACCAAACACGGGCAGCAGCAGATCTCTGACCACG GTGTGATGGACTTCTCGGGCATGTCTCTGATCAAGCTGAAAAAGGAGGAAATGGAGGCTCAG GTGAAGGTTCTGCAGCTGGAGAgccagctggagcaggagcgaGTCCGCCTGGGtgagctgaggaagaagcaCTACGAGCTCGGTGTCTCGGGTGCCACAGCTGGAGAGGATCAAGACGACACTTTCCCAGCGCCACCGCCACCCACTCTGCTGGACTCCACCTCAGTACCGCAGTCCTTCTCTCAGATGCAGCCCTACGTAAACACTCAGAGCTTCTCACAGACCAACCCGTTCGCTCCGACTCCAACACAGTCGCTGCCTCAGCCttacacaccgacacacacgtacacacccacagacacctACACACCCACAAACACCTACACACCAACCAACACGTACACACCGACCAACACCTACACAAACACgtacacacccacagacacctACACACCGACCAACACGTACACACCACCTCAGACCTACACTCCGTCTACACCTTTCACGCCGTCTCAGCTGTACTCAAACCCGACACAGAGTTACATGAAACCTCAGTCCTACTCGCCATCACAGCCTTCATCGCTCACATCCAGCCTCGCTCCGCCCAAACCTGCATCTCAGACAGCCCAGCAGAACAACACCGAGTCCTCCAAACCCACCtcaaggaaaacaaacatctttGTCAAATCTGGAAACCTGCTGAAAAACGCG TTCAAACGGGGAGAAACTGGAACAGGAGAGTCTAAAGCTGAGTGA
- the hip1r gene encoding huntingtin-interacting protein 1-related protein isoform X3 — protein sequence MSKTKNKSDNKTEKALAAEKEQFGKQQLHSISKTVTSAETPPKEKYVRNIIMGSHKEGGASTFWSYTLNLPLSSNSIVSWKFCYLLHKVLRDGHRNAVRDSHRYCRNVKDMGVLWGNLHDRYGHIVALSAKFLTLKMEFHAKHKVIPGNLEVSDETLDREAGSDMIKVLDMTQELLDYLDAGLKMAETVLRQLDANGAKSTTPAGQCRLYPLIPLILDCSFLYHFSVLMLFKLHSRMAPDALLGHRERFRDLFMSLTQFFNRAREEEFFKSVIQIPDLPDDPPNFLRAAALGEYKRPVVVIPGEERQEEEEVEPQPELRVAPQMPQQYYLLSQMGAPDASLEQRETENDSLKKELEVLKPELQLIKKEAQRCVMELKAQVNHLEAEVEEQRTHKQVAMVENEHLRMEVEALRCANVANVGAQIGYKEADVRAQAAELRFTQLKERHAELVTSHADLMKKNADTVRLLSFTKQEQEDLQRAKNQLKTELENLQQEKRNTMGQQQQQVDRLNKELLEQRAELALLRSTLESKEMEGSQVSSSLAALQAERDLLLRSARDKDAELSSLRQQVQQQQSCLDLERDRLNRELEALRAQLQQQLAINAEQRLEIDRLRRELDSTRADLTRANNLLQSKEMSGTQLSSTLAGLQAEKEVLLRSVREQEAELKALRHQAQLQHSSLEQERQRSSMELGSLHAQLQQQACREGELAQKLQEEQFCLLQCAVVEAEGIILDAVAKLDDPIHVRCISSPDYLVNRAEITLGSIDKMQQSHLVYLGNRNDASGLLRSVTQFSHLAADTIVNGAATSHSAPVDQADRLTDSCRDCANHCLQFLKDLKLQASLQRADPAAIRYTVQRILALGQDLRPKGQDVLKEELGHMVDKEMIATSTAIEEAVLRMDEILSQAKRDTTGVKLEVNQSILGSCSDLMKAVHMLVTAATDLQKDIVEGGRGAASSTDFYAKNSRWTEGLISASKAVGWGATQLLDSADRVVGETGMYEELIACSHEIAASTAQLVAASKVKADRNNKKLHTLQQASRHVNDMAAVVVTSTKHGQQQISDHGVMDFSGMSLIKLKKEEMEAQVKVLQLESQLEQERVRLGELRKKHYELGVSGATAGEDQDDTFPAPPPPTLLDSTSVPQSFSQMQPYVNTQSFSQTNPFAPTPTQSLPQPYTPTHTYTPTDTYTPTNTYTPTNTYTPTNTYTNTYTPTDTYTPSQLYSNPTQSYMKPQSYSPSQPSSLTSSLAPPKPASQTAQQNNTESSKPTSRKTNIFVKSGNLLKNAFKRGETGTGESKAE from the exons ATGAGCAAAACGAAGAATAAAAGTGATAATAAGACGGAAAAGGCTCTGGCAGCGGAGAAGGAGCAGTTTGGTAAACAACAG CTCCACAGCATCAGCAAAACCGTCACCTCAGCCGAAACGCCGCCTAAAGAGAAATATGTGCGCA ATATCATCATGGGATCTCATAAGGAGGGCGGAGCCAGCACCTTCTGGTCCTACACCCTGAACCTGCCGCTATCCAGCAACTCCATAGTGAGCTGGAAGTTCTGCTACCTGCTGCACAAAGTGCTCAGAGACGGACACAGAAAT GCTGTACGGGACTCTCACAGATACTGTCGCAATGTGAAAGACATGGGCGTCCTGTGG GGAAACTTACATGACCGATATGGACACATCGTCGCCTTGTCGGCCAAATTTCTCACCCTAAAGATGGAGTTTCATGCAAAG CACAAGGTGATTCCAGGAAACCTGGAGGTCAGCGATGAGACTCTGGACAGGGAGGCTGGAAGTGACATGATCAAAGT GTTGGATATGACACAGGAGCTGCTGGATTACCTGGATGCTGGACTGAAGATGGCAGAGACAG TTCTGCGCCAGCTGGATGCCAACGGAGCCAAATCCACGACTCCAGCCGGACAGTGCAGACTTTATCCTCTCATCCCGCTCATCCTGGACTGCAGCTTTCTCTACCACTTCTCTGTCCTGATGCTCTTCAAACTTCACAGCC GTATGGCTCCAGATGCTCTTCTCGGACACAGAGAGCGGTTCCGTGATCTGTTCATGAG CCTCACACAGTTCTTCAACAGAGCCAGAGAGGAAGAGTTCTTTAAAAGTGTCATCCAGATCCCCGATCTCCCCGAT GATCCTCCGAACTTCCTGCGAGCTGCTGCCCTCGGCGAGTATAAAAGGCCGGTGGTAGTGATACCCGGCGAGGagcgtcaggaggaggaggaggtggagccacAGCCGGAGTTAAGAGTAGCACCTCAAATGCCACAG CAGTACTACCTGCTCAGCCAAATGGGAGCACCTGATGCTTCACTGGAGCAGAGGGAGACGGAGAACGACAGTctgaagaaggagctggaggtgctgaaaCCGGAGCTGCAACTCATCAAGAAGGAG gctcAGAGATGTGTGATGGAGTTAAAGGCTCAGGTGAACCACCTGGAAGCcgaggtggaggagcagcgcaCCCACAAACAGGTAGCCATGGTGGAAAATGAACACCTGCGGATGGAGGTGGAGGCTCTGCGGTGCGCTAACGTCGCCAACGTGGGCGCTCAGATTGGATATAAGGAGGCAGACG TCCGAGCTCAGGCGGCGGAGCTTCGCTTTACTCAGCTAAAAGAAAGACACGCAGAGCTGGTGACGAGCCACGCGGATCTCATGAAGAAG AATGCAGACACAGTGAGGCTGTTGTcgtttacaaaacaagaacaagaagaTTTGCAGAGAGCCAAAAATCAGCTGAAAACTGAGCTGGAAAATCTCCAACAGGAGAAGAGAAACACG AtgggtcagcagcagcagcaggttgacCGTCTGAATAaagagctgctggagcagagagcagagctggcCCTCCTCCGCAGCACTCTGGAGAGCAAAGAGATG GAGGGGTCTCAGGTGAGCAGCAGCCTGGCAGCTCTGCAGGCGGAGCGGGATTTGCTGCTGCGCTCTGCCAGGGACAAGGACGCAGAACTTTCCTCCCTGAGACAGcaggtccagcagcagcagagctgcctGGACCTGGAGAGAGACCGGCTCAACCGAGAGCTGGAGGCTCTGAgagctcagctgcagcagcag CTCGCCATCAATGCCGAGCAGAGGCTGGAGATTGACAGGCTGAGACGAGAGCTGGACTCCACGCGTGCGGATCTGACACGAGCCAACAACCTGCTACAAAGCAAAGAGATG agTGGCACCCAGCTGAGCAGCACCCTGGCGGGTTTGCAGGCAGAAAAGGAGGTGCTGCTGCGCTCGGTGCGGGAACAGGAGGCGGAGCTGAAGGCGCTCCGACACCAAGCTCAGCTCCAGCACAGCTCTCTGGagcaggagaggcagaggagcagcatgGAGCTCGGGAGCCTCCACGCCCAGCTTCAGCAAcag gCCTGTCGAGAAGGAGAGCTGGcccagaagctgcaggaggagcagttctgtctgctgcagtgtgCTGTGGTGGAGGCCGAGGGCATCATACTGGACGCTGTCGCCAAACTGGACGACCCCATACACGTCCGCTGCATCAGCTCGCCtg ATTATTTGGTGAACCGTGCTGAGATCACTCTGGGTTCCATTGACAAAATGCAGCAGAGCCACTTGGTCTACTTAGGAAACAGGAATg ATGCCAGTGGTTTGCTGCGATCGGTCACTCAGTTTTCACACCTCGCCGCTGACACCATCGTGAACGGTGCAGCGACGTCGCACTCGGCTCCCGTCGACCAGGCTGACc gtttgaCGGACAGCTGCCGCGACTGTGCGAATCACTGCCTGCAGTTCCTGAAGGATCTGAAGCTTCAGGCCAGTTTACAGAGAGCCGACCCGGCAGCCATACGCTACACCGTCCAACGCATCCTGGCTCTAGGACAG GATCTGCGCCCTAAAGGTCAGGATgtgctgaaggaggagctggGACACATGGTGGACAAAGAGATGATCGCGACGTCCACTGCCATCGAGGAAGCCGTGCTGCGGATGGAC GAGATTCTGAGTCAGGCAAAGAGGGACACCACTGGTGTAAAGCTGGAGGTCAACCAGAG CATTCTGGGATCCTGCTCAGACCTGATGAAG GCTGTTCACATGCTGGTGACCGCTGCCACCGACCTGCAGAAAGACATCGTGGAAGGAGGCAGG GGGGCGGCATCGAGCACTGACTTTTATGCCAAAAACTCACGCTGGACTGAAGGGCTCATCTCTGCCTCCAAAGCTGTGGGCTGGGgcgccacacagctgct AGACTCTGCTGACCGGGTTGTTGGTGAAACGGGGATGTACGAGGAGCTCATCGCCTGCTCGCACGAGATAGCAGCGAGCACTGCACAGCTGGTCGCTGCCTCTAAG GTCAAAGCTGACCGCAACAACAAGAAGCTGCACACGCTGCAGCAGGCCTCACGCCACGTAAACGACATGGCCGCCGTGGTCGTCACCTCCACCAAACACGGGCAGCAGCAGATCTCTGACCACG GTGTGATGGACTTCTCGGGCATGTCTCTGATCAAGCTGAAAAAGGAGGAAATGGAGGCTCAG GTGAAGGTTCTGCAGCTGGAGAgccagctggagcaggagcgaGTCCGCCTGGGtgagctgaggaagaagcaCTACGAGCTCGGTGTCTCGGGTGCCACAGCTGGAGAGGATCAAGACGACACTTTCCCAGCGCCACCGCCACCCACTCTGCTGGACTCCACCTCAGTACCGCAGTCCTTCTCTCAGATGCAGCCCTACGTAAACACTCAGAGCTTCTCACAGACCAACCCGTTCGCTCCGACTCCAACACAGTCGCTGCCTCAGCCttacacaccgacacacacgtacacacccacagacacctACACACCCACAAACACCTACACACCAACCAACACGTACACACCGACCAACACCTACACAAACACgtacacacccacagacacctA CACGCCGTCTCAGCTGTACTCAAACCCGACACAGAGTTACATGAAACCTCAGTCCTACTCGCCATCACAGCCTTCATCGCTCACATCCAGCCTCGCTCCGCCCAAACCTGCATCTCAGACAGCCCAGCAGAACAACACCGAGTCCTCCAAACCCACCtcaaggaaaacaaacatctttGTCAAATCTGGAAACCTGCTGAAAAACGCG TTCAAACGGGGAGAAACTGGAACAGGAGAGTCTAAAGCTGAGTGA